From a region of the Emcibacter sp. SYSU 3D8 genome:
- a CDS encoding DsrE family protein yields MKVLFILNDPPYGTERCYNGVRLANAMVRKDPAAEITVFLMADAVGCARKGQKTPEGYYNLEHMLTRFTTGEHTLLLCGMCMDARGLAIDDVIAGARRSSMEELAAATLEADKVLVF; encoded by the coding sequence ATGAAAGTGCTGTTCATCCTGAACGATCCTCCCTACGGCACGGAGCGCTGCTACAACGGTGTCCGACTGGCGAACGCGATGGTGCGCAAAGATCCGGCTGCGGAGATCACAGTCTTCCTGATGGCCGATGCCGTCGGGTGCGCCCGGAAGGGCCAGAAGACGCCAGAAGGATACTACAACCTCGAACACATGCTGACGCGGTTCACGACCGGCGAGCATACGCTGTTGCTCTGCGGCATGTGTATGGATGCGCGCGGCCTCGCTATCGACGACGTCATTGCTGGCGCGCGGCGAAGTTCGATGGAGGAACTCGCTGCCGCCACCCTGGAAGCCGACAAGGTGCTGGTGTTCTGA
- a CDS encoding metalloregulator ArsR/SmtB family transcription factor, translating to MSIHNAKKTVLTGVAEVAKGLGHVHRVEILELLAQGEKSVEALAERAGLSVANASQHLRFMRQAGLLASRRDGKRILYRVNDTKVIELLGALRRVAELNLAAVREAIGGYFREHDAMEPVSRDELTRRMKDDLVTVLDVRPEDEFDAGHLPGSINIPLRQLAARLRELPKGQEVVAYCRGPYCVFAFEAVALLRSSGFQARRLEDGYPEWRAAGLPVA from the coding sequence ATGTCAATCCACAACGCGAAGAAAACCGTGCTGACCGGAGTCGCCGAGGTGGCGAAGGGGCTCGGGCATGTGCACCGGGTCGAAATCCTCGAGCTTCTTGCCCAGGGCGAGAAGAGCGTCGAAGCGTTGGCGGAACGGGCAGGCTTGTCGGTCGCAAACGCATCCCAGCACCTTCGGTTCATGCGCCAGGCGGGTCTGCTCGCCTCGCGGCGGGACGGCAAGCGCATTCTCTACCGGGTCAACGACACGAAGGTCATTGAGCTTCTTGGCGCGCTACGCCGCGTCGCCGAACTCAATCTGGCGGCAGTGCGCGAGGCCATCGGCGGCTACTTCCGTGAACACGACGCCATGGAGCCTGTCTCCCGCGACGAACTCACCCGACGGATGAAGGATGACCTGGTAACGGTTCTCGACGTGCGGCCGGAGGACGAATTCGACGCTGGGCATTTGCCGGGTTCCATCAACATCCCGCTACGCCAGTTGGCCGCGCGCCTGCGCGAGCTCCCGAAAGGCCAGGAGGTCGTCGCCTACTGCCGCGGCCCCTATTGCGTGTTCGCCTTCGAGGCTGTCGCCCTGTTGCGCAGCAGCGGGTTCCAGGCCCGCCGGCTTGAGGATGGCTATCCCGAATGGAGGGCCGCCGGGCTGCCGGTAGCGTAG
- a CDS encoding FixH family protein, giving the protein MTIVQSKRITMSRILIQGALVLVALFGAITTAAAGQDAATKAVYHFTAQPMAVKAGAPATFTVQIMGPDMRPVTGAKVSATRVDMGPDGMAEMTGKIVPAGSADPSRYAFSTTLSMPGRWAVTIEAQIPGEAAPVRGQVILEAK; this is encoded by the coding sequence ATGACCATCGTTCAAAGCAAGAGGATCACCATGTCTCGTATCTTGATACAGGGCGCGCTCGTCCTGGTCGCGCTGTTTGGCGCCATCACCACCGCAGCTGCCGGGCAGGATGCCGCCACGAAGGCTGTCTACCACTTCACCGCCCAGCCTATGGCCGTGAAGGCCGGAGCCCCCGCCACGTTCACGGTTCAGATCATGGGGCCAGACATGCGCCCGGTGACCGGCGCAAAGGTGTCGGCGACGCGGGTCGACATGGGGCCTGACGGAATGGCGGAAATGACGGGTAAGATTGTGCCCGCCGGCTCGGCTGACCCATCCCGGTACGCGTTCTCGACCACCCTTTCCATGCCAGGGCGCTGGGCGGTCACCATCGAGGCGCAAATTCCTGGTGAAGCTGCCCCCGTTCGCGGTCAGGTCATCCTCGAGGCGAAGTAA
- a CDS encoding TolC family protein, whose translation MTRREWPASCGIATLVLLAFVWAVGGQARAAPLSLSQALRLADQESQGLVAGRAEVAASSEDAKAAQQLPDPVLSAGIQNLPFTGADRFNFNRADMTMKTIGLSQQWVGRSKRAARAERAQLRGAVNMAQADADQLGILQEVATNWFALLLAKHEEHLLDQDRHLLTTLIAGAEASVASSTMPAGDAIAARQALLEHDNEHAELDARIGSLKAALFRWTLVADPEPSGTLPDFTMAPADPAQLEVLVQSHAAVLAAAAALRAAQADTAVMRAERHPDWTAKLGFGQRDGDRSQMVSLMFSVPLPINRAARQDRVVEATHSREIAAAAKVEAARRKALAEIRGMWATWQSATDRLRRFDDALVPLARQQADLAAARYGAGTGSLDDAIQADRNQIDVGRERLALLGDLGRAWVSLMLLDADRTRSLFRTNEASQ comes from the coding sequence ATGACGCGAAGGGAATGGCCCGCCTCGTGCGGAATCGCCACGCTTGTTCTGTTGGCGTTTGTCTGGGCTGTGGGGGGGCAGGCGCGAGCGGCACCCTTGAGTCTGTCGCAGGCGCTGAGGTTAGCCGATCAGGAAAGTCAGGGTCTGGTGGCGGGGCGTGCCGAGGTCGCGGCATCCAGCGAAGACGCCAAGGCGGCCCAACAGCTACCAGACCCGGTATTGTCGGCCGGCATTCAGAACCTGCCATTCACAGGCGCTGACCGATTCAATTTCAACCGCGCTGACATGACAATGAAGACCATTGGGCTGTCGCAGCAGTGGGTCGGCCGGTCAAAGCGCGCGGCCCGCGCCGAACGGGCGCAGCTTCGAGGCGCCGTCAACATGGCGCAGGCGGACGCAGATCAACTGGGGATACTTCAGGAGGTGGCCACGAACTGGTTCGCGCTCTTGCTGGCCAAGCACGAAGAGCACCTGCTGGATCAGGATAGGCACCTGCTGACCACTCTCATCGCCGGTGCGGAGGCGAGTGTTGCTTCCTCTACCATGCCCGCCGGAGATGCCATTGCCGCCCGTCAGGCATTATTGGAACATGACAACGAACACGCCGAGTTGGATGCCAGGATTGGCTCCCTGAAAGCAGCGCTTTTCCGGTGGACGCTTGTGGCTGACCCGGAACCCAGCGGCACCTTGCCAGATTTCACAATGGCGCCAGCCGATCCCGCTCAGCTTGAGGTCTTGGTTCAGTCACACGCCGCCGTTCTGGCTGCGGCTGCGGCATTGCGCGCCGCCCAAGCCGATACCGCGGTCATGCGGGCGGAGCGGCATCCCGACTGGACGGCTAAACTCGGTTTCGGCCAACGGGATGGTGACAGATCGCAGATGGTCTCGCTGATGTTCTCCGTGCCGCTGCCCATCAACCGGGCCGCGAGGCAGGATCGAGTGGTGGAGGCAACCCACTCGCGTGAGATAGCTGCCGCGGCGAAGGTCGAGGCTGCGCGCCGCAAGGCTTTGGCCGAGATCCGCGGCATGTGGGCGACATGGCAGTCGGCGACAGACCGGTTGCGGCGCTTTGACGACGCACTGGTGCCGTTGGCCAGGCAACAGGCCGATCTAGCAGCTGCTCGCTATGGTGCGGGAACCGGTAGTCTCGATGACGCCATCCAGGCTGATCGCAACCAGATTGACGTCGGGCGGGAACGGCTGGCGCTGCTGGGTGATCTCGGTCGCGCCTGGGTCAGCCTGATGCTGCTTGATGCCGACCGCACGCGATCTTTATTCCGGACGAATGAGGCAAGCCAATGA
- a CDS encoding MBL fold metallo-hydrolase — MILRQYLHSDPVGLSYLFGCGGKAAGAVVDPFGDVGRYIRAAEETGMRILYVIDTHIHADHASVGRELARAAGGEYVLHARAEAAPPFSGVDDGDVLELGNVSVKVLHTPGHTPEHVSLLVTDRTRADEPWLVFTGHTLMVGDVGRTELATSAEDGARTLFRSLEGLRKLPDYVEVLPGAYSGSVCGRRLSGKTTSTIGFERRYNAAFKVGDESAFLNLMTSDIPPPPEHAAELRARNAGLVVV; from the coding sequence ATGATCCTGCGCCAATACCTGCATAGCGACCCCGTCGGCCTGTCCTATCTGTTCGGTTGCGGCGGCAAGGCCGCTGGAGCCGTCGTCGATCCATTCGGCGACGTGGGGCGGTATATTCGCGCCGCCGAAGAAACTGGCATGCGGATCCTTTATGTCATCGACACCCACATTCACGCCGACCACGCCTCGGTTGGCAGGGAACTGGCCCGGGCCGCAGGCGGAGAGTACGTATTGCACGCTCGCGCCGAAGCGGCGCCCCCGTTCAGCGGCGTCGATGACGGCGACGTGCTCGAGCTGGGCAACGTCTCCGTGAAGGTGCTGCACACGCCGGGCCATACCCCGGAGCATGTTTCCCTGCTCGTTACCGACCGCACGCGAGCCGACGAGCCCTGGCTGGTGTTCACCGGGCATACGCTGATGGTCGGCGACGTCGGCAGAACCGAGCTCGCGACCAGCGCCGAAGACGGTGCCCGCACACTGTTCCGCAGCCTGGAGGGGCTGAGGAAACTGCCCGACTATGTCGAGGTGCTGCCCGGCGCCTATTCCGGCTCGGTCTGCGGCCGCCGCCTGAGTGGCAAGACCACATCGACGATCGGCTTCGAACGCCGGTACAACGCCGCGTTCAAGGTCGGCGACGAGAGCGCCTTCCTCAATCTGATGACCAGCGACATTCCGCCACCGCCCGAGCACGCCGCCGAGCTGCGCGCCCGCAATGCCGGCCTCGTGGTGGTTTGA
- the mddA gene encoding methanethiol S-methyltransferase: MAKPEEDTMGRILALVYGIACYALFFVTFLYSIAFVGNYRIDGLVPKTIDSGVMGAIVPSIAIDLLLLGVFAVQHSVMARPGFKTAWTRIVPQSIERSTYVLLSSLALILLFWLWRPLTQPIWIVDNALAHDLLVGLFFAGWVIVLLSTFMIDHFELFGLKQVLHNMRGRKAPSMAFKMVAFYRIVRHPIMLGFIIAFWATPSMTLGHLLFAVVTTLYILVALHFEERDLVAGLGEDYVQYRTRVRMIIPVPRKRP; encoded by the coding sequence ATGGCCAAGCCAGAGGAGGACACCATGGGTAGAATTCTCGCACTTGTTTACGGCATCGCCTGCTACGCCCTGTTTTTCGTGACGTTCCTGTATTCCATCGCCTTTGTCGGCAACTACCGGATAGACGGTCTGGTGCCGAAGACGATCGACTCCGGCGTGATGGGGGCGATCGTTCCGTCGATCGCCATCGACTTGCTACTGCTCGGCGTCTTCGCCGTGCAGCACAGCGTCATGGCTCGCCCCGGCTTCAAGACCGCCTGGACCAGGATCGTGCCTCAGTCGATCGAGCGCAGCACATACGTGCTGTTATCGAGCCTGGCACTGATCCTACTGTTCTGGCTCTGGCGGCCTCTGACACAACCGATCTGGATCGTCGACAATGCCCTTGCCCACGATCTGCTGGTGGGGCTGTTCTTCGCGGGCTGGGTCATCGTGCTGTTGTCGACCTTCATGATCGACCATTTCGAGCTGTTCGGCCTGAAACAGGTGCTCCACAATATGCGCGGGCGGAAGGCACCCTCGATGGCGTTCAAGATGGTGGCCTTTTATCGGATAGTGCGCCATCCCATCATGCTCGGGTTCATCATCGCGTTCTGGGCAACACCTTCGATGACGCTGGGCCACCTGCTGTTCGCGGTGGTGACGACCCTCTACATCCTGGTCGCGCTGCATTTCGAGGAGCGTGACCTGGTCGCGGGGCTGGGGGAAGATTACGTGCAATACCGCACGCGGGTACGCATGATCATTCCGGTTCCCAGGAAGCGCCCGTAG